In Rutidosis leptorrhynchoides isolate AG116_Rl617_1_P2 chromosome 2, CSIRO_AGI_Rlap_v1, whole genome shotgun sequence, one genomic interval encodes:
- the LOC139887583 gene encoding protein FAR1-RELATED SEQUENCE 11-like gives MKKLGMIDLNEIPLEDSIIIEQEGGNIEDGENESLDIEEPFVGQCFLSEEEAFAFYQNYARKNGFSIRKRRFVNKDGEKSRRDFFCHREGKPKPKMIDYTKQQRNRVCTVCECNAHMRISLRRINEIFPKEWQVTKFVLEHNHDLLSPQEVQFLPSYRSITSDDENHILLLKEGGLSIRQIMRVMELEKGVRHEELDFLKKDVSNYISKHHKQHSNNDARELLEYCKNAKIENSNFQYAFTLDSDNRLQHIFCAHVHCFDMYQEYGDVVVFDTTYKVNLYDVPLEIFVGVDNHGRTILFVHYLREFFFGGMTTTGRSESINAFIKKFISSNTCLSDFIRKVDLVVKDVQQKQMHDTMLQKYKGSNLRSLSPLEEQGYGFLTPFYFRKFQEQFGLAMQYSVEGIQYSSHEEKTIYFIVKHQKATRCHNVIWNGKLPRWSRKDRQGAEICSLSHKVIHVDSNATCSDEVVVVDAIDLVQCPIKSKTKGRPKQKRMKSGKELAK, from the exons ATGAAGAAACTAGGTATGATTGACTTAAATGAAATACCTTTGGAGGACTCGATAATTATTGAACAAGAGGGAGGTAATATTGAAGATGGTGAAAACGAAAGTCTAGATATAGAAGAGCCATTTGTAGGTCAATGTTTTTTAAGTGAAGAAGAGGCTTTTGCTTTTTATCAAAACTATGCTAGAAAGAATGGATTTTCTATTCGTAAAAGGAGGTTTGTAAACAAGGACGGAGAAAAATCAAGACGAGATTTCTTTTGTCATCGTGAAGGAAAGCCGAAACCTAAAATGATAGATTACACAAAACAACAAAGAAATCGAGTTTGTACAGTTTGTGAATGCAACGCCCACATGCGCATATCATTGAGGAGAATTAACGAAATTTTTCCGAAAGAGTGGCAAGTCACTAAATTCGTTTTGGAGCATAATCATGATTTGTTGTCTCCTCAAGAGGTTCAATTCCTACCTTCTTATCGTAGTATTACATCTGATGATGAGAACCATATACTCTTGTTAAAGGAAGGAGGGTTGTCTATTAGGCAAATTATGCGTGTGATGGAGCTTGAAAAGGGTGTAAGACACGAAGAACTTGATTTTCTAAAGAAAGATGTTAGTAATTATATAAGCAAACATCATAAGCAACACTCGAATAATGATGCAAGAGAGCTTCTAGAGTATTGTAAAAATGCAAAAATTGAAAATTCTAACTTTCAATATGCATTTACACTCGACAGTGATAATAGACTACAACATATTTTTTGTGCTCATGTTCATTGTTTTGATATGTATCAAGAATACGGAGACGTTGTAGTTTTTGATACTACATATAAAGTCAATTTGTATGACGTGCCTCTTGAAATTTTTGTGGGCGTTGATAATCATGGAAGAACCATCTTATTTG TACATTATCTTCGTGAGTTCTTTTTTGGTGGTATGACAACTACCGGGAGATCTGAAAGTATTAACGCgtttataaaaaaatttatatcGTCCAATACATGTCTAAGTGACTTTATTAGAAAG GTTGATCTTGTAGTTAAAGATGTTCAGCAGAAACAAATGCATGATACCATGTTGCAGAAATATAAGGGGTCGAATTTGAGATCACTTTCACCATTAGAAGAACAAGGTTATGGTTTTTTAACTCCATTTTATTTTAGAAAGTTTCAAGAGCAGTTTGGACTCGCAATGCAATATTCGGTTGAAGGAATTCAATATTCGAGTCATGAAGAGAAAACCATTTATTTTATTGTCAAACACCAGAAAGCGACACGATGTCATAATGTGATATGGAATGGTAAG CTTCCACGATGGAGTCGCAAAGATAGACAAGGTGCTGAAATATGCTCTTTATCGCACAAAGTTATTCATGTCGATTCAAACGCTACTTGCAGTGATGAGGTAGTTGTAGTTGATGCGATTGATTTGGTTCAATGCCCTATTAAATCAAAAACCAAAGGACGACCCAAACAAAAAAGGATGAAAAGTGGAAAAGAATtggcaaaataa
- the LOC139890532 gene encoding GTP-binding nuclear protein Ran1B-like: protein MALPNQQTVDYPSFKLVIVGDGGTGKTTFVKRHLTGEFEKKYEPTIGVEVHPLDFFTNCGPIRFYCWDTAGQERFGGLRDGYYIHGQCAIIMFDVTARLTYKNVPTWHRDLCRVCENIPIVLCGNKVDVKNRQVKAKQVTFHRKKNLQYYEISAKSNYNFEKPFLYLARKLAGDPNLHFVASIALAPPEVTLDMEAQQKHEEELAAAATQPLPDDDDDAFD, encoded by the exons ATG GCTTTACCAAATCAACAAACTGTTGACTATCCCAGCTTTAAGCTCGTGATTGTGGGTGATGGAGGAACTG GGAAGACTACTTTTGTTAAAAGACATCTCACTGGTGAATTTGAGAAGAAGTATGAAC CCACCATTGGAGTGGAAGTTCACCCACTCGACTTTTTCACAAACTGCGGGCCAATCCGTTTCTATTGCTGGGATACTGCAGGACAGGAGAGGTTTGGTGgccttcgagatggttatta TATCCATGGTCAATGCGCTATTATAATGTTTGATGTGACAGCCAGGTTAACTTACAAGAATGTCCCTACATGGCATCGTGATCTATGCAG GGTTTGTGAAAATATTCCCATTGTTCTTTGTGGAAATAAGGTTGATGTGAAGAACAGACAGGTGAAAGCGAAGCAGGTGACATTTCACAGGAAGAAGAATCTTCAGTATTATGAGATATCTGCAAAAAGCAACTACAACTTTGAAAAGCCTTTCTTATACCTTGCTAGAAAGCTTGCTGG GGATCCTAATCTTCATTTTGTGGCGTCGATTGCCCTTGCACCTCCAGAGGTTACACTTGACATGGAGGCACAACAGAA GCATGAAGAGGAGCTTGCGGCGGCTGCTACTCAACCATTgcccgatgatgatgatgatgcattcgACTAA